Proteins from a single region of Abyssalbus ytuae:
- a CDS encoding SusC/RagA family TonB-linked outer membrane protein has translation MRTFIFLLCATAFAFAPDNGFSQDATITVERDQILSIEEVFDLIKSQTDYLFVYRYDSMRDAPLINLKKGNLKTSDLLDMGLHPIGYTFRFVDNTIIVSKQNRPQLPLQEKVTVTGEVRDEMGIPLEGTTVMIKETRKAVSANGEGEFVLPDVDVGATLVFTHVGFMDKEVVITPENANNLIVILKEALNELDEVVLVSTGYQTISKERSAGSFSKPDIDVLQNRTNSMNVLERLDGLVPGLVINNAPSGRVQGNSLLIRGLSTVSLNSIRTTPLIVVDGIPIADIGLDEYNLPQSGIVNINPQDIEDITVLKDATAASIWGARAANGVIVINTKKGRTSGDISIQYDSFVTMEQRPDMDYLKTLNSKEYIQAAEDIFDPERNPYSSVTAYTTSGSGIPPHEQILYDRYRGVISEGTARRRLDSLASIDNRNQIERLWYRPSVLTSHTLSVSGGKNKYSFYGSANYTGTQSHSPGEKDNRYKLNLRQNFGVGKRINIDLITDLTYQKQHTPNNIDVDSRFLPYQLFRDANGNNLEMSYMTELNDSIRTAFEDASQIDLSYTPLDEVNYAYTDNTTKIIRNIVGVDVDIIDGLKFQGKYGYTTNSIENERYTDHLTIDSRTEMVEFTQVSSPGAEPQYILPTTGGKYRVTTSRGEAWTVRNQLSYIKDWNNKKHQLNLIAGQEAQEQFSVLKMTQVRGYDDRLQTYEQKEYSVYVDPVFGNGLVSNVVKPTSISHPVFGNFSSINNIINERYFSRSETTTRFTSYYANAAYTYNRKYSVNGSVRNDQSNLFGLDKSAQNRPVWSVGGKWNIGRESFLQDVNWLDVLAFRASYGIAGNAPNPGTAASFDILRAEYNAIFRFPEPGLTISTPGNSKLSWERTVTTNYGVDFGFFTRMSGSLDYYKRKTTDLLGTIPTNPFTGYSSVTGNLGDLENEGIEITLQTRNIVLNNFSWVSTLNLAFNKNTITALYLQDETTSGDYRVKNESFVEGYPAYALFAYDYVGLDENGDPQIRLADGTITTDPNVTTPEDVKFMGTYQPKWNGGFGNTFRYKNLSLNVNTVFSLGHVMRRDVNRYYAGTRLKPSNYNFITGNISEEFTNRWMEPGDEAFTDIPRHVDVEDGSRDTDYYVYGDNNIISGSFIKIRDINLIYNLPSSVFKNTGIDQITLRGQISNILLWANNDDDIDPEYYIPYSGYRTLKPGERLTLGLNVKF, from the coding sequence ATGCGAACCTTTATTTTCTTGTTATGTGCAACCGCCTTTGCCTTTGCCCCTGATAACGGGTTTTCTCAGGACGCCACCATCACTGTAGAAAGAGATCAGATACTTTCTATAGAAGAAGTTTTTGATTTGATTAAGTCTCAAACAGACTATCTTTTTGTTTACCGTTATGACAGCATGAGAGATGCTCCCCTAATTAACCTGAAAAAGGGTAATCTAAAAACTTCTGATTTACTGGACATGGGACTACATCCAATAGGTTATACGTTCAGGTTTGTAGACAATACTATTATTGTAAGTAAACAAAACAGGCCACAACTTCCCCTGCAGGAAAAAGTGACCGTAACCGGAGAAGTAAGAGACGAAATGGGAATACCTTTGGAAGGCACAACAGTAATGATAAAAGAAACCCGCAAAGCGGTATCGGCTAACGGTGAAGGAGAATTTGTATTGCCCGATGTTGATGTGGGCGCCACACTGGTGTTTACCCATGTTGGTTTTATGGATAAGGAAGTAGTGATAACTCCTGAAAATGCAAATAACCTTATAGTTATTCTTAAAGAAGCCTTAAACGAACTGGACGAAGTTGTTCTGGTATCTACCGGGTATCAAACCATTTCAAAAGAGCGCAGTGCCGGATCATTTTCAAAACCTGATATTGATGTTCTTCAGAATCGTACTAATAGTATGAATGTATTGGAAAGGCTCGACGGGCTTGTTCCCGGGCTTGTTATCAATAATGCCCCCTCAGGTAGGGTTCAGGGAAACTCGTTATTAATACGTGGCCTGTCAACAGTAAGTCTTAATTCAATTCGTACCACTCCGTTAATAGTGGTAGACGGTATTCCGATAGCCGATATAGGTCTTGACGAATATAACCTTCCGCAATCGGGTATTGTAAATATCAATCCGCAGGATATTGAGGATATTACGGTGCTTAAAGATGCAACTGCAGCATCTATCTGGGGTGCCAGGGCAGCTAACGGTGTCATTGTTATCAATACCAAAAAAGGTAGAACATCCGGAGATATTAGCATACAATATGACTCTTTTGTTACCATGGAACAAAGGCCTGATATGGACTATTTAAAAACTCTTAACAGCAAAGAGTATATACAGGCGGCCGAAGATATTTTCGATCCTGAACGTAACCCTTATAGCTCGGTTACTGCTTACACAACATCCGGCAGCGGAATACCCCCTCATGAACAAATTTTATATGATCGCTATAGAGGGGTTATTTCAGAGGGAACGGCAAGAAGAAGACTGGATAGCCTGGCTTCCATAGATAACAGGAACCAGATAGAAAGATTGTGGTACCGCCCCTCTGTGCTTACCAGCCATACATTATCCGTATCCGGTGGAAAAAATAAGTATTCCTTTTACGGGTCTGCAAATTATACAGGTACACAAAGTCACAGTCCGGGTGAAAAGGATAACAGGTATAAATTGAACTTACGCCAAAATTTTGGCGTGGGAAAACGCATTAATATAGATTTGATTACCGACCTTACTTATCAGAAACAACACACTCCGAATAATATTGATGTTGACAGTCGGTTTTTACCTTATCAACTTTTCAGGGATGCCAATGGAAATAATCTGGAGATGTCTTATATGACAGAACTTAATGATTCTATAAGGACCGCTTTTGAAGATGCTAGCCAAATAGACCTGAGTTATACTCCCTTAGATGAAGTGAATTACGCGTATACCGATAATACTACCAAAATTATAAGAAACATAGTAGGCGTGGATGTAGATATTATTGATGGATTGAAGTTTCAGGGTAAATATGGTTACACCACTAACTCAATTGAAAATGAAAGGTATACCGACCACCTGACTATTGATTCGAGAACAGAAATGGTAGAATTTACGCAGGTTTCCTCGCCTGGTGCTGAGCCACAGTATATTTTACCTACAACAGGAGGAAAATACAGGGTTACAACTTCCCGTGGTGAAGCCTGGACCGTTAGAAACCAACTGTCTTATATCAAAGATTGGAACAATAAAAAACATCAGCTTAATCTGATTGCCGGCCAGGAAGCACAAGAGCAATTTAGTGTTCTTAAAATGACTCAGGTAAGAGGATATGATGACAGGTTGCAAACCTATGAGCAAAAAGAATATAGTGTATATGTTGACCCTGTTTTTGGAAATGGTCTTGTGAGTAATGTGGTTAAACCTACTTCAATCAGCCATCCGGTATTTGGTAATTTCAGTAGTATAAATAATATTATTAATGAACGGTATTTTTCCAGAAGTGAAACCACCACCAGGTTTACTTCTTATTATGCCAATGCTGCATATACTTATAATCGTAAATATTCGGTAAATGGGAGTGTCAGGAATGACCAAAGTAACTTATTTGGATTGGATAAGTCAGCCCAAAACCGGCCGGTATGGAGTGTAGGTGGTAAATGGAATATCGGAAGGGAATCGTTTCTGCAGGATGTGAATTGGCTGGACGTTTTAGCCTTTCGTGCCAGTTACGGTATTGCAGGGAATGCGCCCAACCCCGGAACCGCAGCATCGTTTGATATATTAAGAGCAGAATATAATGCGATCTTTCGTTTTCCCGAACCTGGCTTGACTATTTCTACCCCGGGTAACAGCAAATTAAGTTGGGAACGCACAGTGACCACAAATTATGGTGTGGACTTTGGCTTTTTTACCCGTATGTCAGGTTCGTTGGATTATTATAAAAGAAAAACCACCGATCTTTTAGGAACCATCCCTACCAACCCTTTTACAGGCTATAGCAGTGTAACAGGAAACCTCGGAGATCTTGAAAATGAAGGAATAGAAATAACTTTACAGACCAGAAATATAGTTCTTAATAACTTTTCATGGGTATCGACTTTAAACCTGGCCTTTAATAAAAATACAATTACAGCACTTTATTTGCAGGATGAAACGACTTCCGGTGATTACAGGGTTAAAAATGAAAGTTTTGTTGAAGGCTATCCGGCTTATGCTTTATTTGCCTATGATTATGTGGGTCTTGATGAAAACGGAGACCCGCAAATACGTTTGGCAGACGGAACAATCACAACAGATCCTAATGTAACTACCCCCGAAGATGTAAAATTTATGGGAACTTATCAGCCCAAATGGAATGGAGGTTTTGGTAATACATTCAGATATAAAAATCTTTCCTTAAACGTAAACACCGTTTTTAGCCTCGGGCATGTAATGAGGCGCGATGTTAATAGATATTACGCAGGAACCAGGTTAAAACCTTCCAATTATAATTTTATTACAGGAAATATAAGTGAAGAATTTACAAACCGCTGGATGGAACCCGGTGATGAAGCCTTTACCGACATACCCCGGCATGTAGATGTAGAAGATGGCTCACGTGATACGGATTATTATGTTTACGGAGATAATAATATAATAAGCGGGTCATTTATTAAAATAAGGGATATTAACCTTATTTACAATCTGCCTTCATCAGTTTTTAAAAATACCGGTATAGATCAAATTACCCTCAGAGGCCAGATATCAAACATCCTGCTATGGGCAAATAATGATGATGATATTGACCCTGAGTATTACATACCATATTCCGGTTACAGAACACTTAAACCCGGAGAAAGGCTAACCCTGGGACTTAATGTAAAATTCTAA